One genomic window of Solanum dulcamara chromosome 12, daSolDulc1.2, whole genome shotgun sequence includes the following:
- the LOC129877695 gene encoding probable calcium-binding protein CML21 produces the protein MGGVLGKNASPSSPKASVPETKLEAKITEAMLRRETEGSSIKSFDSLVLKFPKIDENLRKCKVIFQEFDEDSNGAIDPQELKHAFNKLEINFTDEEISDLFEACDINEDMGIEFSEFIVLLCLVYLLKDDPSALHAKSRMGLPNLEVTFETLVDAFVFLDKNKDGYVSRNEMVQAINETTSGERSSGRIAMRRFEEMDWDKNGMVNFKEFLFAFTHWVGIEDNEDEEGEE, from the exons ATGGGAGGTGTTTTAGGTAAGAATGCATCTCCCTCCAGTCCCAAGGCTTCTGTCCCAGAGACTAAGCTCGAAGCCAAAATAACTGAAGCGATGCTGCGGAGAGAAACTGAAGGAAGTTCCATAAAATCATTTGATAGCTTAGTCCTAAAATTTCCCAAAATTGATGAGAACCTGCGAAAATGCAAAGTTATATTCCAGGAATTCG ATGAAGACAGTAATGGAGCAATAGACCCACAGGAGTTGAAACACGCTTTCAATAAGCTGGAGATTAATTTTACTGATGAAGAAATCAGCGATCTATTTGAAGCGTGTGATATTAACGAAGATATGGGAATAGAGTTCAGTGAATTCATCGTTCTTCTTTGTCTTGTCTATCTTCTGAAGGATGATCCTTCTGCTCTGCATGCT AAATCGCGGATGGGACTACCAAATCTGGAGGTAACATTTGAAACACTTGTTGATGCTTTTGTGTTTTTGGACAAGAACAAGGATGGCTATGTAAGCAGGAATGAGATGGTTCAAGCAATTAATGAAACTACATCTGGAGAAAGGTCTTCTGGTCGAATAGCAATGAGAAGATTTG AAGAAATGGACTGGGACAAAAATGGAATGGTGAACTTCAAAGAGTTTCTTTTTGCCTTTACTCATTGGGTGGGAATCGAGGATAACGAGGATGAAGAGGGAGAAGAGTAA
- the LOC129877388 gene encoding phosphatidylinositol/phosphatidylcholine transfer protein SFH13-like has protein sequence MSEGGSDAYYDDRRERKSDFENSEDETRRFRIGAFRKKAINASNKFTRSLRKRGKRKVDYRFPSVLIEDVHDAKEENVVYKLHQQLLDRNLLPPIHDDYHTLLRFLKARDFNIEKTIQMWEEMLNWRKEYGADTILEDFHFEELEEVLQFYPQGYHGVDRDGRPVYIENLGQAHPNKLMRITTIDRYMKYHVQEFERALHEKFPACSIEAKKRICSTTTILDVHGLGVKDFTRAAATLLAAMAKVDNNYYPETLQRMFIVNAGPGFQKILWPAAQKFLDAKIIGKIQVLEPKSLGKLLEAIEPSQLPDFLGGSCTCSVDGRCLRSNKGPWSDPEIMKMLVHNLEAKTVKQVSGICRDQRRTDSYKQIRPLKGKIDETSTAESVSDVYDPCSPIRRSSSSIPQLSPLDKEARESNSTPYCSCDEQFSPGELVDVNEHVSLCCPEPPECNLTNLSTNARPTSEGTLVIHWFETIQKKVLSRCMQCLERKLVPFILKLSGLIRGVFFEYWRKQANASRTSALEERQEGSFSSYREVVHKADEALSCMERLHRLEMLFEEIRRKPTEIPAEKDQMIQQSMERIKSVEVDLDKTKRVLHTAVVKQFEIAELLKNLKQSSNHRRRLLC, from the exons ATGTCAG AAGGGGGATCAGATGCTTATTATGATGACCGTAGAGAAAGAAAATCAGACTTTGAGAATTCAGAGGATGAAACACGGAGATTCAGGATTGGTGCTTTCAGGAAAAAGGCAATCAATGCTTCCAACAAGTTCACGCGCTCCCTcagaaaaagaggaaaaaggaaagttgattaCAGGTTTCCTTCAGTTTTGATAGAGGATGTCCATGATGCAAAGGAAGAGAATGTTGTCTATAAATTGCATCAACAACTTCTTGACAGGAATTTGTTGCCACCCATACATGATGACTATCATACCTTGTTGAG ATTCTTAAAGGCAAGAGATTTCAACATTGAGAAAACTATTCAGATGTGGGAAGAAATGCTTAACTGGAGGAAAGAGTATGGAGCAGACACAATATTGGAG GATTTTCACTTTGAAGAGTTGGAAGAAGTCCTGCAATTTTACCCCCAAGGATATCATGGAGTTGACAGGGACGGAAGGCCTGTGTATATTGAAAACCTTGGACAAGCTCATCCGAACAAACTAATGCGAATAACCACAATTGATCGCTACATGAAATATCATGTCCAAGAGTTTGAAAGGGCCCTACATGAGAAATTCCCTGCATGTTCTATTGAAGCAAAGAAGAGGATCTGCTCAACAACTACAATTTTGGATGTGCATGGCCTT GGAGTTAAAGACTTCACCAGGGCAGCTGCTACTCTTTTGGCAGCCATGGCAAAAGTTGATAACAACTATTATCCTGAG ACATTACAACGGATGTTCATTGTCAATGCTGGCCCTGGCTTCCAAAAGATACTTTGGCCTGCTGCACAGAAATTTCTGGATGCAAAGATTATTGGCAAAATACAG GTTCTGGAACCTAAATCTTTGGGTAAACTGCTTGAAGCAATTGAACCTAg TCAGTTACCTGACTTTCTGGGTGGCTCTTGTACCTGTTCTGTTGATGGTCGCTGCCTCAGGTCTAACAAGGGTCCATGGAGTGATCCTGAAATAATGAAGATG CTTGTACATAACTTAGAGGCAAAAACTGTGAAGCAAGTCTCTGGAATATGCAGAGATCAAAGGAGAACTGATTCATATAAACAGATACGCCCGCTAAAG GGAAAAATTGATGAGACATCAACAGCTGAATCAGTATCTGATGTTTATGACCCATGTTCTCCAATTAGACGAAGTAGCAGTTCAATTCCACAGCTGTCCCCACTTGACAAAGAA GCAAGGGAATCGAATTCTACTCCCTACTGTAGTTGTGATGAGCAATTCAGCCCCGGTGAACTAGTTGATGTTAATGAGCATGTCTCCCTATGTTGCCCAGAGCCTCCAGAATGCAATCTGACAAATTTGTCCACTAATGCACGACCAACTTCTGAAG GTACATTGGTGATTCATTGGTTTGAGACGATCCAGAAAAAGGTTCTGAGCAGATGTATGCAGTGCTTGGAAAGGAAACTGGTTCCTTTCATACTCAAACTCTCTGGTCTAATTCGTGGTGTTTTCTTTGAGTATTGGAGGAAACAGGCAAATGCTTCCCGCACTAGTGCATTAGAAGAAAGACAAGAAGGCAGTTTTTCTAGTTACCGTGAAGTTGTTCATAAAGCAGATGAGGCCCTCTCGTGCATGGAGCGTCTTCATAGACTGGAAATGTTGTTTGAAGAAATAAGGAGAAAACCTACTGAGATCCCAGCAGAGAAGGACCAAATGATCCAGCAATCAATGGAAAGGATCAAATCAGTGGAGGTGGACCTCGACAAGACAAAAAGG GTGTTGCATACTGCAGTGGTGAAACAATTCGAAATTGCAGAATTGTTGAAGAACCTAAAACAATCAAGTAATCAT CGGCGGCGGTTATTATGTTGA
- the LOC129876469 gene encoding uncharacterized WD repeat-containing protein C2A9.03 has protein sequence MSHQQEDDADYMANEYDMEAIDDDMDDEFHGRDIGGSDSDADEYDYTNNKMQDTSAAEARRGRDIQGIPWERLSITREKYRQTRLEQYKNYENIPQSGEASEKDCKATKKEASYYDFRRNSRSVKSTILHFQLRNLVWATSKHDVYLMSHFSVIHWSSLTCSKNEVLNVSGHVAPCEKHPGSLLEGFTQTQVSTLTVKDKLLVAGGFQGELICKYLDRPGVCFCSRTTYDDNAITNAVEIYNTASGALHFIASNNDSGVRDFDMEKFQLSKHFRFPWPVNHASLSPDGKLIAIVGDNPEGLLVDSRNAKVVSPLSGHIDYSFASAWHPDGLTFATGNQDKTCRVWDIRNLSKSVVALKGNLGAIRSIRYTSDGRFMAMAEPADFVHVFDVKSGYEQEQEIDFFGEISGLSFSPDTESLFVGVWDRTYGSLLEFGRRHNYSYLDTII, from the exons ATGTCTCATCAACAAGAGGATGATGCTGATTACATGGCAAATGAGTATGACATGGAAGCTATagatgatgatatggatgacGAGTTCCATGGCCGAGATATTGGTGGCTCGGATTCAGATGCAGATGAGTATGACTACACG AATAATAAAATGCAAGATACCTCTGCTGCTGAGGCAAGGAGAGGTAGAGACATTCAAGGGATTCCCTGGGAAAGACTTAGCATAACCAGGGAGAAATACAGACAAACGAGATTAGAGCAGtataaaaactatgaaaatatTCCGCAATCTGGGGAAGCGTCAGAGAAG GACTGCAAAGCCACAAAGAAAGAGGCTTCATACTATGACTTCAGACGTAATTCAAGATCTGTTAAATCCACAATTTTACACTTCCAG CTGAGGAATTTGGTTTGGGCAACCTCCAAGCATGACGTGTACCTTATGTCACATTTTTCCGTCATCCATTGGTCATCCTTGACCTGCAGCAAAAATGAAGTTCTGAATGTATCTGGACATGTAGCACCATGTGAG AAGCATCCTGGGAGCCTTTTGGAAGGATTTACGCAGACTCAAGTCAGCACTCTTACAGTGAAAGACAAGTTGCTGGTTGCTGGGGGATTTCAAGGAGAACTAATTTGCAAG TATTTAGACAGGCCTGGAGTTTGCTTCTGTTCCAGGACAACATACGACGACAATGCTATTACTAATGCTGTTGAGATTTATAACACCGCAAG TGGTGCTCTTCATTTCATAGCTTCGAATAATGATTCTGGAGTCAGAGATTTTGATATGGAGAAATTTCAACTGTCCAAGCATTTCCGTTTTCCATGGCCTGTGAAT CATGCATCACTGAGCCCTGATGGTAAGCTTATTGCAATAGTTGGGGACAATCCTGAAGGGTTATTGGTCGATTCCAGGAATGCAAAG GTTGTTTCACCTTTGAGCGGGCATATTGACTACTCATTTGCATCAGCATGGCATCCTGATGGCCTAACTTTTGCAACTGGCAACCAGGATAAAACCTGCAGAGTATGGGATATACGGAACCTGTCCAAATCAGTTGTTGCTCTGAAGGGTAACCTTGGAGCTATTCGGTCAATCCGCTACACCTCTGATGGAAGATTCATGGCCATGGCAGAACCTGCAGATTTCGTTCACGTTTTTGATGTAAAAAGTGGGTACGAGCAGGAGCAAGAAATTGATTTCTTTGGTGAGATATCAGGTCTTTCTTTTAGTCCTGATACAGAGTCCCTTTTCGTTGGAGTCTGGGATCGCACATATGGTAGCCTTCTTGAGTTTGGACGGCGGCACAACTACTCATACCTTGATACAATTATCTGA